From Cannabis sativa cultivar Pink pepper isolate KNU-18-1 chromosome 8, ASM2916894v1, whole genome shotgun sequence, a single genomic window includes:
- the LOC115701143 gene encoding uncharacterized protein LOC115701143: protein MEDVLTDIPPPSRFYEEDLYNFTPPLPPIPSPFLLFSNLKPNEPLRPTLLIIALSSPSLYVFHHLPSKVLIGSLTLPEIPFSGNSIEPSLRDKSCNIYAIGDKNNSVLVVSVQCPVAVERSHLVAKVLISEQIIPERVLVFDSIQRQNFRGRLLPDEPFAFKLVTSLERKDPSDSRALKGLDYLPSGSLVDGLGAALLARCQMKSIKGTLCVGWPEVGGVAVTLVKSLLKSVLPSLDINIHEDKDSWCSQNRDHHFNSNMYT from the coding sequence ATGGAAGATGTTTTAACTGATATTCCCCCACCCTCAAGGTTTTATGAGGAAGATCTCTATAACTTTACACCTCCCTTGCCACCTATTCCTTCTCCATTCCTTTTGTTTTCTAATCTTAAGCCAAATGAGCCGCTTCGCCCAACTCTTCTCATCATTGCCTTGTCTTCCCCTTCGCTCTATGTTTTCCACCATCTACCTTCTAAGGTGCTAATTGGAAGTCTTACCCTGCCCGAGATACCCTTCTCTGGAAATTCCATTGAGCCTTCTCTTCGAGACAAGTCCTGCAACATCTATGCCATTGGTGACAAGAACAACTCAGTTCTTGTTGTCTCTGTTCAGTGCCCTGTTGCTGTTGAGAGGTCTCACCTTGTTGCTAAGGTGTTGATCAGTGAACAGATTATTCCTGAAAGGGTATTGGTTTTTGATTCTATTCAGCGCCAGAACTTTCGAGGCAGGCTTTTGCCTGATGAACCATTTGCTTTCAAGCTGGTGACATCACTAGAAAGGAAAGATCCGAGTGATAGCCGTGCCCTGAAAGGCTTAGATTATCTTCCATCAGGAAGTCTAGTGGATGGGCTGGGTGCAGCCCTCTTGGCTAGATGCCAGATGAAGAGCATCAAGGGAACACTTTGTGTTGGATGGCCTGAAGTTGGTGGTGTTGCAGTTACCCTGGTTAAGTCTCTACTCAAAAGTGTATTGCCTAGCTTAGATATAAACATACATGAGGATAAAGATTCATGGTGCAGCCAGAATAGGGATCATCATTTTAATTCTAATATGTATACCTGA
- the LOC115698757 gene encoding peroxidase 11 — protein sequence MELSLSFGPFSLLFMILVFSIGNTSIIHASSDSYLTLDYYASTCPTVFEIIRKETECAVLSDPRSAALIVRLHFHDCFVQGCDGSVLLDDTVTLKGEKTASPNIHSLKGFDLIDGIKNMVESECPGVVSCADILTIAARDAVILVGGPYWDVPVGRKDSITANYALADTNIPTANEGLIPIISKFMYQGLSVKDMVALAGAHTIGMARCENFRDRIYGDFRATSGLNPISASYLSSLRSICPPIHGGENNITAMDNVTPNIFDNSFYHTLLKGEGLLSSDQEMYSSMFSIQTRELVKLYATDPLAFFNQFSESMVKMGNITNSESFANGEVRKNCRFINT from the exons ATGGAACTTTCACTTTCTTTTGGACCCTTTTCTCTACTCTTCATGATTTTGGTATTCTCTATTGGGAACACTAGTATTATTCATGCAAGTAGTGACTCTTATTTAACACTTGACTACTATGCTTCTACTTGTCCCACTGTTTTTGAAATTATAAGAAAAGAGACTGAGTGTGCTGTGCTTTCTGATCCCCGAAGCGCGGCCTTGATAGTTCGATTACATTTTCATGACTGTTTTGTTCAG GGATGTGATGGTTCAGTGTTGTTAGATGACACAGTGACCTTAAAAGGAGAGAAGACAGCTTCTCCTAACATACACTCTTTGAAAGGTTTTGATCTCATTGATGGGATCAAGAACATGGTTGAATCAGAGTGCCCTGGAGTTGTCTCATGTGCGGATATTCTCACTATTGCAGCAAGAGATGCTGTCATTCTG GTTGGTGGACCTTACTGGGATGTTCCAGTTGGAAGAAAGGATTCCATCACTGCTAATTATGCACTTGCAGACACAAATATTCCCACAGCAAATGAGGGCCTTATTCCTATCATTAGCAAATTTATGTATCAAGGCCTCTCTGTTAAAGATATGGTAGCTCTTGCAG GAGCTCACACAATTGGAATGGCAAGGTGTGAGAATTTCCGGGACCGGATTTATGGCGATTTTCGAGCAACTTCAGGGTTGAATCCTATCTCAGCATCATATCTTAGTAGCTTGAGATCCATTTGCCCACCAATTCATGGAGGTGAGAACAACATAACAGCTATGGACAATGTCACACCTAATATTTTTGACAACTCATTCTATCACACTCTACTCAAAGGAGAAGGACTACTAAGCTCTGATCAAGAAATGTATTCAAGTATGTTTAGTATCCAAACTAGAGAGCTTGTGAAGTTGTATGCAACTGATCCACTAGCTTTCTTCAATCAATTTTCTGAATCAATGGTCAAGATGGGAAACATTACCAATTCAGAGAGCTTTGCTAATGGAGAAGTGAGGAAAAATTGCAGATTTATCAACACTTAA
- the LOC115700078 gene encoding uncharacterized protein LOC115700078 produces the protein MHVLAFCPIAAQCWEKAVIITPVQQETSFLDWCVTVFSTVSTETWRLFCILCCAIWGARNDKVWKNKAYNASFIFAFSTCYLDQWNSAQAPYLETSRTCLVARDGLDRWCAPNVNEIKVNVDASIFGSSQDYGYGIVARDEHGFMLQGVSRLCHGSVRSEIAEAIGVREALSWIKDKQWSHVILETDCLVVVQAIRNPIHMIFLFGDVIKECQNLLVSLSGVTISFVKRSANLVAHAIAKAATSYPDRIFSMGDVPTELLLCLVAEFES, from the coding sequence ATGCATGTTCTTGCTTTCTGTCCTATTgcagcacaatgttgggagaAAGCTGTTATTATCACACCAGTGCagcaagaaaccagtttcttggacTGGTGCGTGACTGTGTTCAGCACAGTAAGCACAGAAACCTGGAGGCTATTTTGCATTTTATGTTGCGCAATTTGGGGTGCAAGGAATGACAAAGTTTGGAAGAACAAAGCCTATAATGCCTCCTTTATTTTTGCATTTTCCACTTGTTATCTTGATCAATGGAATTCGGCTCAAGCTCCTTACTTGGAGACATCACGGACATGCTTAGTGGCCAGGGATGGATTAGACCGATGGTGTGCACCTAATGTTAACGAAATCAAGGTTAATGTGGATGCATCAATATTTGGGAGTAGCCAAGACTATGGTTATGGAATTGTGGCTAGAGATGAACATGGCTTTATGTTGCAAGGTGTCTCTCGGCTTTGTCATGGAAGTGTACGTTCGGAGATAGCTGAGGCAATTGGAGTTCGTGAGGCCCTGAGCTGGATAAAAGACAAACAATGGTCGCATGTGATTTTAGAGACAGATTGTTTAGTGGTGGTACAAGCAATTCGTAATCCAATTCATATGATCTTTTTATTTGGTGATGTTATTAAAGAGTGTCAAAACTTGCTTGTAAGTTTAAGTGGTGTTACTATTTCTTTTGTGAAACGGTCAGCAAATTTAGTAGCTCATGCGATTGCTAAAGCTGCTACTTCGTATCCTGATCGTATTTTCAGTATGGGAGATGTCCCAACTGAATTGCTTCTGTGTTTGGTTGCTGAATTTGAAAGTTAA